The Triticum aestivum cultivar Chinese Spring chromosome 4B, IWGSC CS RefSeq v2.1, whole genome shotgun sequence sequence tgcaacgggatatataAATATTCTAGTCGTTAGCTTTTGATTTACCTGTCAATAATAATGTGATTATGTAAATAAATATTTATCAAATTCTGCccgtgaattaccttatattttgattagaaatttggtaagtaaattaaagtgaaatTGTTTTATAAGGTGATCAATTATCACATACATGAAAGGTTGGACGGAAGGATGATGTAAAGAAAGCTAAAATGAGAACCTTATTTCTTTTAAATAGTATAGAGACTAGGTAACCATACGGTGTTGCATGCGGTTTGTTAATCATCCGACGTAGTATATGCACACGCCATGCCGCATATGAACACGTACACACACCACACAGACGCACACACGTAGACACGCGTGCGCACACACGCAGAGGATAGCAGCAGCTTCATATCCAGGCCAAGTCGTGAGAGGATAGCAGCACTGTCTGACACTCATGGCTTCCGCGCCAGAATGGAAATAAAAAAAGGTTTTCCAAGAAGGAATAGTGAAATTTTCGCAAAACAAGAAATTTTCGAAGGAATGAATGAATAGTATTTGCATTACCCTTAAAAAAGAAAATAATAtcaaaactaaaacaaaatcaaaatagtgAAGTTTTCTATAAAACAATTTACATAAAAAATGTGTTTTCTATAATATGTAAGAATAAATATATAATAGTGGAATCATCGTATACAAATGTTTTCTAAGATGGAATGAATGAATGACATTGGTATTTTCCTTAAAACAAGAAAGTAAATTTAGCAAAAAGGCAAAACATAATAAAAatgatttttttctaaaaaaagaatGAATTAATGACATTGCAATTACACTTTAAGGAAAAAGGGGAAAAACTAGTAATGACAAAAATTGCACGCATTTTACACAGAAATTATGCTTTAAATAATATGCAATAATAAGGATATAATAGTGAAATATTTGCAAATAAGGAAATTTCCTAAGAACGAATGAATTAGTGGCACTGTAATTACCATTAAATAAGAAATAAAATAACAAAcaaatcaaaaataaaataacaaagtTTTATTAAGAAAGAATGAATAGTAGCTTTGGTATTacactttaagaagaaagaaataaaataaaaactaaaacataATCAAAATAATGAAAGTTccctaagaaagaatgaattagtggcattggtatttccCTTTAAGAAGAAACTTAATAAAAATTAATAGAACAAACAATGAGAAAAATTACACATAATTTACAAATAAGTTGgacttttttataatatgcaagacgAAACATTAAATAGTAGAATTCTTACAAAGAAAGAAAGTTTCCTAAGAAGGAGTGGATTAGTGACATTGGTTTTACCATTAAAGAAGAAATAAatactaaatcaaaaacaaaataatgaagttttgtaAGAAAGAATGACTTAGTGGTTCTGGTATTACGCTTCCAAAGAAAGAAGTGAAATAAATagtaaaacaaaatcaaaatattgAAGTTTTATAagtaagaatgaattagtggcatttggATTACCTTTTTAGAAGAAAGAAAtgataaaaaataaaaatagaaaaatttgCACACAATATAGACAAAAAATTGCTCTTTCAATAACATGCAATAATATGCATATGGTAGTGGGATTTTTGCAAAAAAGAATTATCTAAGAGGCAATGAATTAggggcattggtattacccttaaaaaagaaacaaagtaaaatagtaactaaaaaacaaaataatgaagttGTTATAAGGAAAAATGACTTAGTGGCATTAGTATTAGTAtttaagaagaaaagaaaagaagtaaaaaataaaaaaataaaaataatcagattttctaagaaataatgaattgttggcattggtattaccctttaagtagaaagaaaataaaaaaagaatctaAAAAAATGTGCACACAATCTCTAGTACTCAAAAAGAATgtaaggttcccatttcacctttcttcccaccaccccttcgtccaaccttccatgtatatgataatcaatcacctttTTACTTATGTTGTGAACCAATTCGACTTTaattacttaccaaacttctaatcaaaatataaaATAACCCACGGTGAGAATTTgttgaacatttatttacacattCACATTATtaggtaaatcacaagctaacgtattagaatatttatatcttgttgcaacacacgggcattgttCTAGTATACACAAAAATTGCGCTTTTTAAAAATAGGCAAGAATAAACATAAAATAGTGatttttttgtaaaaaaataaattctaaaaaataatgaattagtggcattggtattagccttaaagaagaaagaaaatgaaataataTCTAAATCAAAATAATAATAAAGTTTATAAGGAACAATGAATTGGCGTCATTCGTATTACTATTTAAGAAGGAAGATAATGAAAAAGGCTAaaaaaaacttgcacacaactGTCTAATTGCACTTTTGATAGTATATAAAAAAACAATCATATAATAGTGTAATTTTCGCACATATTGGATTGTATTCGTGTATAAACATTTACACTCATCCAACATCCTAAAAATACCTACAAAAGAAACAATTAatacagaaaaacaaaaaaacaagagGAGAGATGCATCAAAATAGTAAAACATAAAGAAACAAAGGGCACTGTATTCATGTATAAACATTTACACTCATccaacatcctaaaatacctacaaaagaaacaattaataaagaaaaacaaaaaaacaaaatgagAAATGCATCAAAACAGAAAAACATAAAGAAACAAAGGGAGAGAGGGAGGACTGGGCAGTATAGTTAATGGGCTTTAACCAGCCAGTCAAAAAAGCAGTCCAGCTCACAAAACAGCCCAGAAAAAATACACAAATCTCTGAGGAGAAATCAATGGTGCAAAAAATCTAACTGAACCAAGATtaattttagagatttcaatatgggtctgtctaggacacatctagatttGACATCGTTATGTCACATCTAACGTCATGTCCACTATGCTTGTGGTTTTTTTTTGTCTCAGATTTTTTTTCCTTGTTGCTGTGTTATTTATGGGAGATTAGAtatgacatccttaaaaaacatctaaaTGTGAATTAGCCAAACTGTttcaatataagtctttttaaaggtTTCATTatagactacatatggatgtaGTATATAGACGTATTGTAGAGTtttgattcactcattttgccttgtatgtagtccatattgaaatctctagaaagagaaACGGAGTGATATTTTTTTTTGTGAGCATTAAGGAAGGACTGGTGGTTTACATGCATGCATTTGAGTAAACGTGTTATAAATGATATGCAAAATGCTGTCATAATTAAGATCTTTTGCTCATAGTGGTGAAACGGAGTTGAGCTACTCTTCCGATTTACTATAACTCATGATCCACGGCACAATGAACACGACTAGAGAAGGCATGTGAAGAAGAAAACACCATGATCATTCAGCACTACATAGGGAGTGTTCACAAACCATCGCCACTACATCTTGATTAGGATTGATCGAGAACCTGCCATGCACATCCAAAACAAGCGAGCCTGCATGCAGACGCCACTACCACCTCCAGGTTCCATGGAAACTCACCCACCTTAACCTTAGCCAACGCAACAACCTTAGCTACTGCTAATCCGCTACTACCATCCTCGAACACTACCTGCTACTCCTCCTGCTGCAGCTGCGATGCCGGTGCTAGCGACGACGCCGCTGGCCTAGCTTCCTTCCTCCTCGGTGCCCTTGAGGTACTCCCCGTCGCCGCTGTGCGCGCCAGAGTTGGCGCCGCGAGCGTCGGCCGACAGCGAGGTCGACCCCTCCttggcgccgctgccgccgcggccATAGTCCGAGAAGACGCTGGCGTTCATCATGCTGTTGccagtggcgccgccgccgccgcccatgctGGCCTCACCGTGCAGGAGGTTGAACCCGGTGGTCGCGCCGGAGGACATCCCCAGCTGGCCGTGCGCGGCCGcctggtggtgctgctgctgctgctgctgctggagcggCGACATGGCCTGCTGCGCGTACATCATCGACGACCGCGCCGCCATCAGCGACTGCGGCGACATCATCTGCGCCGACTGCTGCTGCATGTACCGCGGCCCGGACTGCATCATCAGGTTGGACGGGTACTGCGCGCAACCACGCCAAAGCGATCAAGAAGTTCATTCAGTCCTCTTAACAACTCCAGAAAAACAAGAATCGCAACGAGGCCAGCCGCGATGAGAACTCACCTGAGACAGCGATGCCGTCTGCGGAGGCTGGCtgtcggcgatggcggcgaggtacATGAGGTTCTGCTGGAGCTTAGCTTGGTTCCTGCAGCACCGGAGCAGTAAGCGGTAGGCAAAACAAGGCTCAGCGTGAGGCCGCTGTAGCCTGTTGGGCAATGAACATTAAGCAAAGAAAAGATGTGGGAGGATTGTGCAGTGATTGGAAACCAAAGATGCGCTCCCTGTCACCACAAAGTAAGCATATGCACATGAACAGAACACGCATGAGTATGACTGAAAAATAAAGATGAAACTGTTGCGCGGCACTGACAGTAGGGAAGCAGAGAAACAGTGCGCTGAACAAGAAACAGTGGTACTTTTCTACACAGTAATCACGTCTATATCAGACAGATACTTTTTTCATAAATAAACATATTTTTTCATCAGCCTATAACTAGCACAAATCAAATCAACTTGGGTCTCAACCAACGTACTAAAATCAGTAGCATCACCATTAGGACCTAGTACGACCAACGAGTGGATGTCATTTGTGAACACATTTGATTGTCCAAACTGGGAAGACCCTTGAATCTCTCTCTATTAGACGACCAAAGCATATTCTAATTGTTCCTAACACTACTACTAACTGATATGATGTTACCAAAAACAGCTAAGATAGCAAAAACTACATAAAGCACTGCAGCATTCCATCACGAGTGCAGTGCTCCAACAGCACAGTTGCTGAGGTAGTTTACAAGGATATCAGACCAGATCAGATCAGATCAGGGATCGGACTCACCGTGCGCACTCCTCCACCTTGCCGTTGTTCTGGTTGTCGAGGATGGCCAGGATCAGCTGCTTGTTCTCATCCAGGTACTGCACAGTTCCAACGCCCAAGAAACTTTTTCATGTTAGTAACACATTTCAGTAAAAGCATATCTTGAATACTATACTGAATACAACTAGTACTGCATCACAGCTGGGTGCCAACACCTCCATGTTCTGGATGTTTTCCCATATCAGTCAGTCAAGCGCAGCATATGAAAACACAATCATGTATCACCAATTAGGTGCCAGACAGGAGATTAGGGTGTTGCATGCATAGATACAAAAGATCTGACTCCCAACAGCCTATCCTATCAAGCCCAGGGTCAATCATTGACTGACACGGTAGCATGTAAGCAGTTTATCACAGAGGCAAGGACAAGCACGCGCACAGCCGTGAAGCCAGCTTTAGGGATCTAGCAGTCAAATACCAATGGCACAAGCGAACCTACATTCCGACTACCCACATGAACTTGGACCAGATCATGTCTGGCTCGGCCTGGCCAATAAGGCCACTCTGACCACTAATCTTTTTCTACCAAGATATGCCTTGACATATCCCTGGGAAAACATTCAGATTTGCACGTTGGATTAGTGGAAAGATTTATGGAAATAGCACGGCCTTTACTCGTTTCCTTTGATAGAAGATTGCACATGATGCACCTGCTAAGAAAAGGGGGCAAGATTTAATGGCGGTTTGGCAGGCCAGATGCAGGGAACGCAGGCCTGGCATGGTTACTACTTTGCCAAAAAATACTGGCGTGATCATGGGCGCCGCGGCACCGACCAAAACAAGCTGAAAATAGTACTAGGATTTTTGCGAGAAGGGGGGGAAATGATGTGGAAATACTCTCATCATATCGCAACGAGCAAGAAAATAAAAGGGGACAAGAAAGACAGCAACAGTTTGAACTGCAGATGAAATCAGGCGTGAGGGACCATGGAGAACAGAACAGATCTTAATATAAAAATACACATGAAGGGTATCTAGGCTAGACCGGAGGGTGGGGAGAAGAATAAGCATGAAGAATAAGAGGGGGTCAAACTCAGCGTGCCCTAGACTAGAGCTCCTCACAAATCTCCTGAACAAAGATCAAATACTCCTGGAAAAGTGCGAAAACAAAAAGGGGGGGAGAGAGAAATGATTCAAGAACCACATGAAAAGAAACTGCGAAAAACTTAAAGAAGTTGAGAAGGCCAGGATAGAGCAGGGTAGAACGGAGAAATGATTCAAGAACCAGAAGAAATGAAGAAGAATACGGAAGCAATAGGcaggaaaaaagagagagaaagagagagataagAGTATGTATATATGcacaagaagaaagaagagaggggaaaagagagagagagatttggggGGATGATGAGATGACCTGC is a genomic window containing:
- the LOC123091007 gene encoding GRF-interacting factor 1; the protein is MQQQHLMQMNQSMMGGYASSTTVTTDLIQQYLDENKQLILAILDNQNNGKVEECARNQAKLQQNLMYLAAIADSQPPQTASLSQYPSNLMMQSGPRYMQQQSAQMMSPQSLMAARSSMMYAQQAMSPLQQQQQQQHHQAAAHGQLGMSSGATTGFNLLHGEASMGGGGGATGNSMMNASVFSDYGRGGSGAKEGSTSLSADARGANSGAHSGDGEYLKGTEEEGS